The Patescibacteria group bacterium DNA window TATGATATTCAAGATAACCTGCTTAAGGTAACAGACGCCCAGGGGAACGCTTCGCAGATTTGGTATGACTCTGCGGGGCGCAAGATAAGGATGGATGACCCTGATATGGGGGTCTGGACATACGAATACGATCTTCTGGGGAATTTGATAAAGCAGGTCGATGCAAAAAATCAGGTTTTGGAATTCAGCTACGATGATTTAAACCGGTTGACCGGCAAACAGGCTGATGGGCAGATGCTCGTAACATATATTTACGATGAAGCAGCCAAGGAGAACTGCATAGGTCGCCTGTCGAAAGTCGTCGACGGTTCCGGGACGACGGAATTCTTCTATGACAAGCTTGGCCGGGAAATAAAGTCTGTCAAAACTGTTGATGCTCACGCGTATGAGTTTCAAAGAGAATATGATGCCTGGGATCGTTTGACAAAATTGATCTACCCCGACGCTGAAGTAGTCGAGTATTCTTACGACATCAATTCCGGTTTCTTGGACAAGGTGTTTAGCTCGTCTAACACAACGAACTATGTGAATTCGATGAACTATGATGCCCAGGGCCGTATGCGCCAGATCCAATACGCTAACGGCACATGCACGGACTACATGTATGGTCAAGATTTGAGGTTGGCTCGTATACACACGATGGCTGGAAGCGCGGATCTGCAGGATTTGAACTATGTCTTTGACAAAAACGGCAATGTGGTGACCTTAACGGATAATCTGCGTAATAATATCCGCACGTTCGGCTATGATGAGCTGGATCGCTTGACTTCCGCGCAGAATATTCCCGATGGATCCGGCACGTCCAATCATAATTTTCAATACGATGCCATTGGCAACATGACGTATAAGTCAGATGTTGGTTTTATGTTATACGGCGCGAATGTCGGGCCGCATGCCGTGACGTCCGCAGGCAGCTACAGCTACCAATACGATGCCAACGGGAATATGACATCAGGGAAAAATAAAACCCTGGAATATGACGTTGAAAATCGTATAATTAGGATAACTCAACCCGATGCTGTGACGTCATTTATGTATGACGGGGACGGTGGACGTGTAAAGGCTTCCCGAACTGCGAATAACGAAATCCGAACCACGACCTATATCGGGTCGCTCTTTGAAATTCAAGCTTCGGCCAGCGGGCAGCAGGCAATGGTAAAGCATATCTTTGCCGGATCAACACGGGTTTGCAGCGTTAAGTCTGTGGATGGCGGAGCATCGACCACGGATTATTATCACGGCGACCATTTGGGGTCCTCGAGTATCATCACTGATCAGGACGGCCAACAGGTGCAGTATCTGGAATACGCGCCCTACGGTACGGTTGCACACAACGAAGGCACAGACGCCACTGCCTATAAGTTCACAGGCAAAGAATTAGACTCAACCGGCCTCTATTTCTATAGCGCGAGATATTACGACCCCGAGATCGGCCGCTTCGTTTCTGCCGACACCATTGTCCAGGCGCCCTATGATCCGCAATCCTTGAATCGTTATGCCTATTGCCGAAATAATCCTATCAAATATGTCGATCCGAGTGGGCATTTTTTCTGGGTAGCTGCAATTATTGGAGCAATAGTTGGAGCGATAAGTGGCGGCATCTCAGCCGCTCAAGCCGGTGGTAGCATCTGGGGCGGCATTTTTTTTGGCGCAGTTTTTGGCGGAGCAACAGGAGCGATAGGGTTTGGGGTTGGGCAAGCATTGCAGGCAGCGGCTGAAGCGGCGAAACAGGCTATTACAGCTGTTGGTGGTGCTTTAATAACCGGGCTTGAGTTTGGTATTGGGGCGGTTGGTTCGGGAATGGCATCAGGCTTTGCCGGAGGAGAGGGGAGCTTTCTTGATGTTTTAAAGGGCGGCGCTATAGGCTTTGGTACTGGTTTTATTACAGGAGCTGCCGTTGGATATAGTTATGCCAAGGGATGGCAAAGCATTCTACATGGAGCGGACATCCGTGCTACAAACGCCAAAATTTTTATGGATCAAGTTGGAAGCGGAAATTATGGAGGAGCACAACAAACCCTAAGTACGGACAGAACGCTACAGATTAGACTTAAAGGCGCCAAAGTACATTTTACTAGTGAAAAAGGTTTAGAAGGTATTCAGTTATCTCAAACAATTCGAGAAGGACAAGGAGGGAAGGTCTATTTAGCTGACCTTTTGCCTGGCTTCGATGCTCCTAGTTTTACAGCAAATACGCTTCAAATACCATCTCCTAATCAAATTGATTCCTCAAGAGCCCAATATTTTGTGGGTTTAAATAGCAAAAATCTTATGCTTTCTTCAAACTTAGTCCGAGATTCTGTAAGTGGCTGGACTAGATTTGAATATATTCACGAGGGGAGTATAAGTTTATCTAATACACAGGTATATGGATATTATTCAAATAATCCTAGCGGACATGCTGCTTATATGAAAGAAGTGCTCACTAATTAAATTTTTAAAAAGAGAGAAATATGCCTAATGGTAAAGGTTTCGCTCAATGTGGTGAATGCTTGAATTTTGTAGCTGACAGAAAGCAGCATTGCAAGAAACATAATTTTGATTTTCCTCTTATCCTTATTGGGTATGAATTCTTATGTAAGGATTATGCGCCTGCGTATAATTATTCAGAGAAGCCTAGCAATGAAATGCAGTCCCTGGAGGCAGGGAATCTATTCTATTATTGTTGCCAAGGAGAAAGGAATTATAAGAAATTAGAAAAATTTACGGAATTAGAAAATGCTATATATGGAATACATTTATTAGATGATAGACGTTACAAATGGTTATTTGAGGTAAAGGATTATCAAAAAGATCTCTGGGATTCAAAATCGATTATTTTGCGACATGATAGTAAAAGCGAAAACTTTATCCGGCGTAAATTAACAAAAGAAATGTTTACTTCATATACATTCGCTACAAAAAGTGTTTTGTATACCTCGCAGCTTATAGACGTATACGTGCCCGAAGATAAAAATAGCGAATTTTTAAACGATATTGTAGAAAATTTTATTGGATTAAATAGGTATCAATATAAAATGAAAACAAAGGAAGAATTTCTTTGTTTTGGTATTAGTATTTTTTTAAAAAAAATGGAAAATTCAGTCTATAATGTCATGCAGGATTCATATTTTAAAGATTTTTTTGAAAAACTTGGATGAACACAATAAAAATTAATAGGACCGGGTACCCAAAGCTTAATGAGTAATAAGGAGCTATGGCGGAAGTGGTGCGATGGGGAGGATTGGATCTTCCCGGGTTGTGTTAAGATTAAATATGTTTTTGAATAAGGAAGGCGTTGATGCTCCTCTCTGGGAGTACGGTTTTACAAAAGAGGAAACAACAGTACAGAGGTTATATTACAACTGTGGATATGATTGCAGGTCGTACGTTACGTTGATGGAAGCCAGTATGAATGAGGCCCTAAGGGATTTGGATTCTAAGATTTCTCAAATGTCTGAGAAGGATTTAAGGAAATTAAATTAAATGCTATTTAGTTTATGGCGAAGAAGAAAAAAAGAAAATCTATTATTAAAAGCCATTTTGCGGGTTTTCGAGAATGAGGCGAGAGGCAGGGTCCTTGATTTTGGCGCTGCGCAGGGGATGTATTCTATAGAATTGCATCGCATGGGATTTGACGTTGTGGGCGTTGATGTCACGGAAGGTTTTCAGCACAAAGATTTAATGAAGTTCGTTAAGCTTGAAGGACAGGGGGCTTTGCCGTTTCAAGATGATTCGTTTGATCTTGTTCTTATGGCAGAGGTGATTGAGCATCTGAAGGATCCATACGGGTTAATCAAAGAATTGGGGCGTATTTTGAAAAAGGGCGGAAAGATTATCCTCTCTACGCCGAATATATTGAATCTGAAATCGAGATTCAGATATTTGATTGAAGGTGCGTATGAATATTTCCGCGAACCGCCCATAGAACACGCAGGATATAATCTGGCGACGGGGATAGATGTTTCTCAAGTTCATGTTATGCCCTGGAGATTCCATGAACTTGAATATTTATTGAAGGAGTGCGGTTTCCGCATTGAAGATATATGCACGAGTGTTTACGAGGGTTTTGGGTACTTTTTGCTTTTGCCTTTTATCAG harbors:
- a CDS encoding class I SAM-dependent methyltransferase, encoding MLFSLWRRRKKENLLLKAILRVFENEARGRVLDFGAAQGMYSIELHRMGFDVVGVDVTEGFQHKDLMKFVKLEGQGALPFQDDSFDLVLMAEVIEHLKDPYGLIKELGRILKKGGKIILSTPNILNLKSRFRYLIEGAYEYFREPPIEHAGYNLATGIDVSQVHVMPWRFHELEYLLKECGFRIEDICTSVYEGFGYFLLLPFIRFQLNAKANRSIEKGGVDYRRINKILLTNELLYGRHLIIKAEKNS